The following coding sequences lie in one Aquipuribacter nitratireducens genomic window:
- a CDS encoding IclR family transcriptional regulator domain-containing protein has protein sequence MTTVVGRAEVHVSSETFVRSLERGLAVIRAFDAEHPRLSLSEVARRTGLTRAAARRFLLTLVELGYVHASDGVFSLRPRVLELGFAYLSGLRLVDVAHPHMQSLSDAVHESVSVSVLDGDDLVYVGRVHARKIMTVALDVGSRLPAYCTSMGRVLLAHAPADRLSDYLARVDLVARTPHTVTDAAALAEVLDRVRADGFAVVDQELELGLRSVAVPLHARGGEVVAAMNVAAPLERGSLEEIRAELLPPLLAAARECEADLLAV, from the coding sequence GTGACCACCGTCGTCGGGCGGGCGGAGGTGCACGTGAGCAGCGAGACGTTCGTCCGCTCGCTCGAGCGGGGCCTCGCCGTCATCCGCGCCTTCGACGCCGAGCACCCGCGGCTGTCGCTGTCGGAGGTCGCGCGCCGGACCGGGCTCACCCGTGCGGCCGCGCGGCGGTTCCTCCTCACCCTCGTCGAGCTCGGCTACGTCCACGCCTCCGACGGGGTGTTCTCCCTGCGGCCGCGGGTGCTCGAGCTCGGCTTCGCGTACCTGTCCGGGCTGCGGCTCGTCGACGTCGCGCACCCGCACATGCAGTCGCTGTCGGACGCGGTCCACGAGTCGGTGTCGGTGTCGGTCCTCGACGGCGACGACCTCGTGTACGTCGGCCGCGTCCACGCCCGCAAGATCATGACGGTGGCCCTCGACGTCGGCAGCCGGCTGCCGGCCTACTGCACGTCGATGGGCCGCGTGCTCCTCGCCCACGCCCCCGCCGACCGGCTGTCCGACTACCTCGCCCGTGTCGACCTCGTGGCGCGCACCCCGCACACCGTGACCGACGCCGCCGCCCTCGCGGAGGTGCTCGACCGGGTCCGCGCCGACGGGTTCGCCGTCGTCGACCAGGAGCTGGAGCTCGGGCTGCGGTCCGTCGCCGTGCCGCTGCACGCCCGGGGCGGGGAGGTGGTGGCGGCGATGAACGTCGCCGCACCGCTCGAGCGCGGCTCCCTCGAGGAGATCCGCGCCGAGCTCCTGCCCCCACTGCTCGCCGCCGCCCGGGAGTGCGAGGCGGACCTGCTCGCGGTGTGA
- a CDS encoding dioxygenase — protein sequence MSQTYGQDPAQVAVERDVTDRVVASFAGAASPRYREVMTSLVEHLHAFVRDVRLTEEEWTTAVEFLRGCGDTTTGTRQEFILLSDVLGVSMQTIAVNNPVGAEVPGDLTPTEATVFGPFFVDGTTEVPSGGDVTFGAKGTPCLVEGRVTDTFGRPVPGARLEVWEADEDGFYDVQLDGFDGPGSMAGRGHLFSTDDGSYAFWSVLPASYGIPDDGPVGDLLAAAGRSNYRPAHIHFMVTAPGMRRLVTHVFVAGDEHLATDAVFGVKDSLVLDFTEQPPGEAHGRHVDSPWVRTRFDIVLAPTTSGGDT from the coding sequence ATGAGCCAGACGTACGGCCAGGACCCCGCGCAGGTCGCGGTCGAGCGCGACGTCACCGACCGGGTCGTCGCGAGCTTCGCCGGTGCCGCCTCGCCGCGGTACCGGGAGGTGATGACGAGCCTCGTCGAGCACCTGCACGCGTTCGTCCGCGACGTCAGGCTCACCGAGGAGGAGTGGACGACCGCCGTGGAGTTCCTCCGCGGCTGCGGCGACACCACGACGGGAACGCGGCAGGAGTTCATCCTGCTGTCCGACGTGCTCGGGGTCTCGATGCAGACGATCGCCGTCAACAACCCCGTGGGCGCGGAGGTCCCGGGCGACCTCACCCCGACCGAGGCGACGGTGTTCGGGCCGTTCTTCGTCGACGGCACGACCGAGGTGCCGAGCGGGGGCGACGTCACCTTCGGCGCCAAGGGCACCCCGTGCCTCGTCGAGGGCCGCGTCACCGACACCTTCGGCCGGCCGGTGCCCGGGGCGCGCCTGGAGGTGTGGGAGGCCGACGAGGACGGGTTCTACGACGTCCAGCTCGACGGTTTCGACGGGCCGGGCTCGATGGCCGGACGCGGGCACCTGTTCAGCACCGACGACGGCTCGTACGCGTTCTGGTCGGTGCTGCCCGCCAGCTACGGCATCCCCGACGACGGCCCTGTCGGCGACCTCCTCGCCGCCGCCGGACGCAGCAACTACCGCCCCGCCCACATCCACTTCATGGTGACGGCGCCCGGGATGCGCCGTCTCGTCACCCACGTGTTCGTCGCCGGCGACGAGCACCTCGCCACCGACGCGGTGTTCGGCGTCAAGGACTCCCTCGTCCTCGACTTCACGGAGCAGCCGCCGGGGGAGGCGCACGGCCGGCACGTCGACTCACCGTGGGTGCGCACCCGCTTCGACATCGTCCTGGCTCCCACCACCAGCGGAGGAGACACATGA
- a CDS encoding CoA-transferase subunit beta, which produces MSWTTSEMMTVAASRALRDGATCFVGIGKPSTAANLARATHAPGLVLIYESGTIGAKPDRLPLSIGDGVLAETATTVVSVPEIFNYWLQPGRIDVGFLGAAQLDRLANINTTVIGPYDDPTVRLPGAGGAPEIAASCREVVVVVAQSRRTFVERVDFVTSVGFGDGPGYRERHGLRGRGPTQVITDLGVLRPDPVTCELVLTELHPGATVEQAREATGWDLRVAADLSVTPEPSEHELRVLRAIEATATSGGAAP; this is translated from the coding sequence GTGAGCTGGACGACGTCGGAGATGATGACCGTCGCGGCGTCGCGGGCGCTGCGCGACGGCGCGACCTGCTTCGTCGGCATCGGTAAGCCGTCGACCGCCGCGAACCTCGCCCGCGCGACGCACGCGCCGGGCCTCGTCCTGATCTACGAGTCCGGGACGATCGGCGCGAAGCCGGACCGGCTGCCACTGTCGATCGGGGACGGGGTGCTCGCGGAGACGGCGACGACGGTGGTGAGCGTGCCGGAGATCTTCAACTACTGGCTCCAGCCGGGGCGCATCGACGTCGGGTTCCTCGGCGCCGCCCAGCTCGACCGCCTCGCCAACATCAACACCACCGTCATCGGCCCGTACGACGACCCGACGGTGCGCCTGCCCGGAGCGGGCGGCGCGCCGGAGATCGCGGCCTCGTGCCGGGAGGTGGTGGTCGTCGTCGCGCAGTCGCGGCGCACGTTCGTCGAGCGCGTCGACTTCGTCACCTCCGTGGGGTTCGGCGACGGTCCCGGGTACCGGGAGCGGCACGGCCTGCGGGGCCGGGGCCCGACGCAGGTCATCACCGACCTCGGCGTGCTGCGCCCGGACCCGGTGACGTGCGAGCTCGTGCTCACCGAGCTGCACCCGGGGGCCACGGTCGAGCAGGCGCGCGAGGCCACGGGCTGGGACCTGCGCGTCGCCGCCGACCTGTCCGTGACGCCGGAGCCGAGCGAGCACGAGCTGCGGGTGCTGCGGGCCATCGAGGCGACGGCCACCTCCGGCGGCGCGGCGCCGTGA
- a CDS encoding FAD-dependent oxidoreductase — MTEPLKTDVLVVGTGPAGSAASLALATYGVDHMVITKYRWTANTPRAHITNQRTMEILRDLGVEEQVEALAVPQHLMGDTVFCTSLAGDELGRVRTWGTHPRRQADYTLASPSSICDIPQNYMEPILVRNAAERGAHVRFDTEYVAMEQDDDGVTVTVRDRLTGHEYPIRAQYVIGADGGRSQVVKDLGLAHEGQMDVAGSMNIVFKADLSRYVAERPSILYWVLQPGSDVGGIGLGLVRCVRPWDEWLIVWGYDISAEPPVVDEAFATKVVHDLVGDDTIDVQLQSTSLWGNNKWYATELRRGRVFAMGDAVHRHPPSNGLGSNTSIQDAYNLAWKLAHVLRGQAGTGLLDSYEPERAPVAEQIVLRANKSIEEFGPILEALGLTDTSDPAVMNARIADRADDTAEGRAKREALKKALELKDYEFNAHGVELGQRYASGAVVPDGTPEPEYERDPELYYHPTTWPGARLPHCWLGHREGSGYRKVSTHDVAGQGRFTLFTGIGGQAWADAADTLSRELGVEVRAVVVGPGQPYTDLYDDWARLREVDEDGCVLVRPDNHVAWRSLHPVDDARAVLGGVLRQVLDRPVDAAAGG; from the coding sequence ATGACCGAGCCCCTGAAGACCGACGTCCTCGTCGTCGGCACCGGCCCCGCCGGGTCCGCGGCGTCCCTCGCGCTCGCGACGTACGGCGTCGACCACATGGTCATCACGAAGTACCGGTGGACGGCCAACACGCCCCGGGCGCACATCACCAACCAGCGGACGATGGAGATCCTCCGCGACCTCGGCGTCGAGGAGCAGGTCGAGGCGCTCGCCGTCCCGCAGCACCTCATGGGCGACACCGTGTTCTGCACGAGCCTCGCCGGGGACGAGCTGGGCCGGGTCCGCACGTGGGGCACGCACCCGCGCCGCCAGGCCGACTACACGCTCGCGAGCCCCAGCAGCATCTGCGACATCCCGCAGAACTACATGGAGCCGATCCTCGTCCGCAACGCCGCCGAGCGCGGCGCCCACGTCCGCTTCGACACCGAGTACGTCGCGATGGAGCAGGACGACGACGGCGTCACCGTCACGGTCCGGGACCGCCTGACCGGCCACGAGTACCCGATCCGCGCCCAGTACGTCATCGGCGCCGACGGCGGGCGCTCCCAGGTCGTCAAGGACCTCGGGCTCGCCCACGAGGGGCAGATGGACGTCGCCGGGTCGATGAACATCGTGTTCAAGGCCGACCTGTCGAGGTACGTCGCCGAGCGGCCCTCGATCCTCTACTGGGTCCTGCAGCCCGGCAGCGACGTCGGCGGCATCGGCCTCGGCCTCGTGCGGTGCGTGCGCCCGTGGGACGAGTGGCTCATCGTGTGGGGCTACGACATCTCCGCCGAGCCGCCCGTCGTCGACGAGGCGTTCGCGACCAAGGTCGTCCACGACCTCGTCGGCGACGACACCATCGACGTGCAGCTGCAGTCGACGAGCCTGTGGGGCAACAACAAGTGGTACGCCACCGAGCTGCGCCGGGGGCGGGTGTTCGCGATGGGCGACGCCGTCCACCGGCACCCGCCGAGCAACGGGCTGGGCTCCAACACGTCGATCCAGGACGCGTACAACCTCGCGTGGAAGCTCGCCCACGTCCTGCGCGGGCAGGCCGGCACGGGGCTGCTCGACTCCTACGAGCCGGAGCGCGCCCCGGTCGCCGAGCAGATCGTGCTGCGCGCCAACAAGTCGATCGAGGAGTTCGGGCCGATCCTCGAGGCGCTGGGGCTCACCGACACGTCCGACCCCGCCGTCATGAACGCCCGTATCGCCGACCGCGCCGACGACACCGCCGAGGGTCGCGCCAAGCGGGAGGCGCTGAAGAAGGCGCTCGAGCTGAAGGACTACGAGTTCAACGCCCACGGCGTCGAGCTCGGCCAGCGGTACGCCAGCGGCGCCGTCGTCCCCGACGGGACCCCGGAACCGGAGTACGAGCGCGATCCCGAGCTGTACTACCACCCGACGACGTGGCCCGGCGCCCGCCTGCCGCACTGCTGGCTCGGGCACCGCGAGGGGTCCGGCTACCGGAAGGTCAGCACCCACGACGTCGCCGGGCAGGGCCGATTCACCCTCTTCACCGGCATCGGCGGGCAGGCGTGGGCCGACGCGGCGGACACGCTGTCGCGCGAGCTCGGCGTCGAGGTGCGTGCCGTCGTCGTCGGGCCCGGGCAGCCGTACACCGACCTGTACGACGACTGGGCGCGGCTGCGGGAGGTCGACGAGGACGGGTGCGTGCTCGTCCGGCCCGACAACCACGTCGCGTGGCGCTCGCTGCATCCCGTCGACGACGCGCGCGCGGTGCTCGGCGGGGTGCTCCGGCAGGTCCTCGACCGGCCCGTCGACGCAGCGGCGGGCGGCTGA
- a CDS encoding phage holin family protein has protein sequence MRLLLGVLATALAVWVAVLLVPGIRLDSGTLTERVWTLVVVAAVIGVVNAVLQPIAKTVGCLLYVLTLGLFGLVVNGLLFWLSSWITGRLGLPFEVDGFWAAFWGALVVSVVGGIANLVLVRPLTRGDRDR, from the coding sequence GTGAGGCTGCTGCTCGGTGTGCTCGCCACCGCGCTCGCGGTGTGGGTCGCCGTGCTCCTCGTGCCGGGCATCCGGCTCGACTCCGGCACCCTGACGGAGCGGGTCTGGACGCTCGTCGTCGTGGCGGCGGTGATCGGCGTCGTCAACGCCGTCCTGCAGCCCATCGCGAAGACCGTCGGATGCCTCCTCTACGTCCTCACCCTCGGTCTGTTCGGGCTCGTGGTGAACGGCCTGCTGTTCTGGCTGTCGAGCTGGATCACGGGACGGCTCGGGCTGCCGTTCGAGGTCGACGGCTTCTGGGCGGCGTTCTGGGGCGCCCTCGTCGTCAGCGTCGTCGGCGGGATCGCCAACCTCGTCCTCGTCCGACCCCTGACGCGGGGCGACCGCGACCGCTGA
- a CDS encoding maleylacetate reductase, with amino-acid sequence MTRSEGFTYTSTRSRVVFGVDASRERLAAEVDALGGQRVLVVAGAAEMPLARELAEPFADRVVGWFDDVRQHVPVECAEAARALARDTSADLLLSVGGGSTTGTAKAVALTDRLPVLAVPTTYAGSEMTNVWGLTEGARKTTGVDDVVAPRTVVYDPALTVGLPPGLSAASGLNAMAHCVEALWAPGANPVTTLLAVEAVAGLTRGLPGVLADGEDLTARSDVLYGAWLAGTAFATAGSGLHHKTCHVLGGAFALPHAEMHAVVLPHVLAFQTPALHPATVDRLSRALQGPGAERPAELLADLDDALGIPAGLRDVGLREEDLPEAATLVADVVADGAIPNPRPISRADVDALVRAAWAGRPRRGGPE; translated from the coding sequence GTGACCCGCTCGGAGGGCTTCACCTACACCTCGACCCGCAGCCGCGTCGTCTTCGGCGTCGACGCCTCGCGCGAGCGGCTCGCCGCCGAGGTCGACGCCCTCGGCGGGCAGCGCGTCCTCGTCGTCGCCGGGGCCGCGGAGATGCCGCTGGCGCGCGAGCTCGCCGAACCCTTCGCCGACCGCGTCGTCGGCTGGTTCGACGACGTCCGCCAGCACGTCCCGGTCGAGTGCGCGGAGGCCGCCCGCGCCCTGGCGCGCGACACGAGCGCCGACCTGCTGCTGAGCGTCGGCGGGGGCTCGACGACCGGCACCGCCAAGGCCGTCGCCCTCACCGACCGGCTGCCGGTCCTCGCGGTCCCGACGACGTACGCCGGCAGCGAGATGACGAACGTGTGGGGCCTCACCGAGGGCGCCCGCAAGACGACGGGCGTCGACGACGTCGTCGCCCCCCGCACCGTCGTCTACGACCCCGCCCTCACCGTCGGGCTGCCCCCGGGGCTGTCCGCGGCCAGCGGGCTCAACGCGATGGCGCACTGCGTCGAGGCGCTGTGGGCGCCCGGTGCCAACCCGGTCACGACGCTGCTCGCCGTGGAGGCCGTCGCCGGTCTCACGCGCGGTCTGCCCGGCGTCCTCGCCGACGGCGAGGACCTCACCGCCCGCTCGGACGTGCTGTACGGCGCGTGGCTCGCGGGCACCGCGTTCGCGACGGCCGGGTCGGGGCTGCACCACAAGACGTGCCACGTCCTCGGCGGCGCCTTCGCCCTCCCGCACGCGGAGATGCACGCGGTCGTCCTGCCGCACGTCCTCGCCTTCCAGACCCCGGCCCTGCACCCGGCGACCGTCGACCGGCTCTCCCGGGCCCTGCAGGGCCCGGGCGCCGAGCGGCCCGCCGAGCTGCTCGCCGACCTCGACGACGCCCTCGGCATCCCCGCCGGGCTGCGCGACGTCGGCCTGCGCGAGGAGGACCTGCCGGAGGCGGCGACGCTCGTCGCGGACGTCGTCGCCGACGGCGCCATACCGAACCCCCGACCCATCAGCCGCGCCGACGTCGACGCCCTCGTCCGGGCCGCGTGGGCGGGGCGCCCCCGCCGAGGAGGACCCGAATGA
- a CDS encoding CoA transferase subunit A codes for MARLLGLAEAVAELVRDGDTVAVEGFTHLIPVAAGHEVIRQGRRDLTLVRMTPDVVYDQMIGAGCASRLVFSWGGNPGVGSLHRFRDAVQNGWPRPLEIEEHSHAGMANRYVAGASGLPFAVLRGYRGTDLPAHTTTIATVTCPFTGEELTAVPALTPDVALLHAQQADREGNVQMWGITGVNKEVALASRRVLFTVEEVVDALEPRPGAVVLPSWVVDAVAHVPGGAQPSYAHGYSERDNAAYRAWDAVSRDRETFGRWLADEVGAVPA; via the coding sequence GTGGCCCGGCTCCTCGGCCTCGCCGAGGCGGTGGCGGAGCTCGTCCGCGACGGCGACACGGTCGCGGTCGAGGGCTTCACCCACCTCATCCCCGTCGCCGCGGGGCACGAGGTGATCCGGCAGGGCCGGCGCGACCTCACCCTCGTCCGGATGACGCCCGACGTCGTCTACGACCAGATGATCGGCGCGGGGTGCGCGTCCCGGCTCGTGTTCAGCTGGGGCGGCAACCCGGGCGTCGGGTCGCTCCACCGGTTCCGGGACGCCGTCCAGAACGGCTGGCCCCGACCGCTGGAGATCGAGGAGCACTCCCACGCCGGGATGGCCAACCGGTACGTCGCCGGGGCGAGCGGCCTGCCGTTCGCCGTGCTGCGCGGCTACCGCGGCACCGACCTGCCCGCGCACACCACGACGATCGCGACCGTCACGTGCCCGTTCACCGGTGAGGAGCTGACGGCCGTCCCGGCGCTCACACCCGATGTCGCACTGCTCCACGCCCAGCAGGCCGACCGCGAGGGCAACGTGCAGATGTGGGGCATCACGGGCGTCAACAAGGAGGTCGCGCTCGCCTCGCGACGCGTGCTGTTCACGGTCGAGGAGGTCGTCGACGCGCTCGAACCCCGACCCGGCGCGGTGGTGCTGCCGTCGTGGGTCGTCGACGCCGTCGCCCACGTGCCGGGCGGCGCGCAGCCGTCGTACGCGCACGGCTACTCCGAGCGCGACAACGCCGCGTACCGCGCGTGGGACGCCGTGAGCCGCGACCGGGAGACCTTCGGCCGGTGGCTGGCCGACGAGGTGGGGGCGGTGCCGGCGTGA